Proteins encoded by one window of Kwoniella dejecticola CBS 10117 chromosome 9, complete sequence:
- a CDS encoding YggS family pyridoxal phosphate enzyme, with translation MSTSTSLEYTSDRADELKENIQSVQAEIDQATHASGSKPRLVAISKIKPASDIKALYDAGYRHFGENYIQEMVDKAEVLPADIKWHFVGALQSNKSKLAASVPNLHVIETLSSIKVADLLQKSLASSRTSKLNVYIQINTSAEDVKSGLPPLTSSSTDGEAVDLAVHVIRNCPDLNLLGLMTIGSFESSHDSSKPNPDFTTLKETRKELARILVEKAIEGAPSENDLELSMGMSADFAQAVKEGSSSVRVGTRIFGERPKKVPKAAVQ, from the exons ATGTCGACGTCAACCTCGCTTGAATACACCTCAGATCGGGCTGAtgagttgaaggagaacatCCAATCGGTacaagctgaaatcgatCAAGCTACGCACGCCAGTGGATCGAAG CCTCGGCTGGTCGCCatatccaagatcaagcccGCATCGGATATCAAAGCGTTATATGATGCGGGATACAGGCATTTCGGGGAGAATTACATACAGGAGATGGTAGATAAGGCGGAGGTC CTCCCGGCAGACATCAAATGGCATTTCGTGGGGGCTCTGCAGAGTAACAAGTCTAAACTTGCGGCCT CTGTGCCGAATCTCCATGTAATCGAAACCCTTTCTTCCATCAAGGTCGCAGACCTGCTACAAAAGTCACTCGCTTCCTCACGAACATCGAAACTGAATGTGTATATTCAGATCAACACCTCTGCAGAAGACGTCAAGTCAGGTCTACCGCCTCTGACATCGAGCTCAACCGACGGGGAGGCAGTGGACTTGGCTGTTCATGTCATACGGAACTGTCCCGATCTGAATTTGTTGGGGTTGATGACCATCGGATCGTTCGAATCGAGCCATGATTCCTCAAAACCCAATCCTGACTTCACGACCTTGAAAGAGACCAGGAAAGAATTGGCTAGGATACTCGTCGAAAAGGCAATAGAAGGTGCGCCGAGTGAGAATGATTTGGAGCTCAGTATGGGAATGAGTGCGGACTTTGCTCAGGCTGTCAAAGAGGGGAGCAGTTCGGTCAGAGTGGGGACGAGGATTTTTGGCGAAAGGCCTAAAAAGGTACCAAAGGCTGCGGTCCAATAG
- a CDS encoding mitochondrial 37S ribosomal protein uS10m, translating into MALPSARSALAAFPRLTISNAVASSSRYFSSSSPRPASVPTPTTVSEDRETALPVPFPKINKYLSFPKVTPHRPTHGVHVATLHLQSYQSYNLDLTTQFAVHSAHSLNIPTSLPAFLPRERSLYTVLKSPFVKKKAQENFERRTHKRAIKVFDSTKEAVDLWLRYLRQNGLPGVGMKAYIHEYVEVGFGKKEQQELGQQQQVLSEKKIQDAAQDLVKALSAESEQAEGNALSEGKDVNAESAVNEAAKEKS; encoded by the exons ATGGCTCTGCCTTCCGCTCGTTCGGCTTTGGCGGCTTTTCCAAGACTGACCATCTCAAATGCTGTTGCTTCGTCATCCCGATACTTCAG ctcatcttcgcctcgaCCCGCTTCTGTACCTACACCTACAACCGTCTCGGAAGATCGCGAAACAGCCTTACCAGTCCCCTTTCCCAAGATCAACAAATACCTGTCCTTTCCCAAAGTCACGCCTCATAGACCCACGCACGGCGTGCACGTAGCCACCCTCCACTTACAATCCTACCAATCTTACAACCTCGATCTCACCACTCAATTCGCCGTGCATTCTGCCCATTCGCTGAACATTCCTACATCCTTACCAGCTTTCTTACCTCGAGAACGCAGTCTATATACCGTGTTGAAATCGCCTTTCGTGAAAAAGAAGGCTCAGGAGAACTTCGAGAGACGAACGCATAAACGAGCGATCAAGGTCTTCGATTCCACGAAAGAGGCTGTCGACCTCTGGTTGAGGTATCTACGACAAAATGGCTTACCGGGTGTAGGGATGAAGGCTTATATACATGAGTACGTGGAAGTTGGATTCGGCAAGAAAGAGCAACAGGAACTTggtcaacaacagcaagttctgagcgagaagaagatacagGATGCCGCTCAGGATTTGGTCAAAGCTTTATCGGCTGAGAGCGAACAGGCTGAGGGAAATGCCCTTTCAGAAGGGAAGGATGTGAACGCCGAGTCCGCTGTGAACGAGGCTGCAAAGGAGAAATCCTAG